The nucleotide sequence TTTAAAGGGGAGGGCTCCCTCTGCAAGGGGACTGTCATCGATACCGCTCCTCCTTGGCAAAATAGAGCCTTCGCCAACAAAGGCAATGAGCTTATTTTCCCTTAGCCAGTTTCTTAAAAAATGCTGATCCTCGACAGACTCAACATGGCATGCCATATGACGGGGATCGAGATTTGAAAAAACAAGCCCCCTGTCGACAACAAGGGGAAGTTCGTGAAAAAAGACCTTTTGTGCCTCTTTCCCGAGAATCCTCCTGCCATCAGCAGGCAGACCAATGGTAATTCTGGCCTCCACACCGGCAGGGGAAAGATTAACGGCATTTCGTATCAGCACCTGCTGGTTGCCCGACGCAATATCGACCTGCCCGCTTTTCCCCGTCCCCCTTCCTCCCCTGACAAACTCCCTGACGGCACGGAGGGCAGCCCGTCCGATATAATCCTGAAGGGCCTTTTTCCTTATCGGTGAAGACCAGAGTTCTTTTGGGAATTTAGATATTTGGGAAGGAACTTTAATGCTGACGCGGGAGGGGGCCGCAAAGGGGTCCCCCTGTACATGGTCAATGGAAAGGGTATAGGAACCGAAGCTGTAGACACCCTCTATCTCTTTGTATGCCTTATAGCCTCTGCCGTCAATTTTTCTTAACAATGCGTCAAGATCTTTCACGGCAGCCCCCTATAAAAAATTTTGCCGACAGACAGTTAAACCTGGAAGCCAAGATCCAACTGCCCTTTCCAGGCTAATGGGTACAACTATTTTTTCTCAGGAGATTCCATCATCTCCATGAGAACATCACCCGTTACAAAACCGGGAACAAGACGGCCGTCAGGCAGGATGATTGCGGGAGTACCACTAATGCCGAGCTTCTTTGCCGTCTCTATATTATTGTCAACCTCTTTCGTATCGCACTTTGCCTTGGGAAGGGACTTTCCTTCGAAGGCCTCATCGAGCATTTTCAGTGAGTTTTCACAAAGAACGGTTTTAGACTTTTCATAGGCTTCGGGGTGCATTGGAAGCGGGAAGAGCTTGATATAAAAAGCGACATCATTCCTTTCCTTTATAAGCTTCTTGATTTCACCATGAAGCTTGCGGCAGTAAGGACAATCGGGATCATCGAAGACGATAAACTTGTTCTTTGCCTTCTTGTTGCCCATGAGCATCGTTCCCGTAAGAGGCACATCCTTGAGATCGATCTTTCTCATTTCCGGCTGTTTTCCTATATTTTCAACAGGAATGAAATTTTGAATAAGGAGAACATGCTTTTTGGCGTAGTCCAGATGGACACGAACAGACTTTCCGTTCATTAAACCGTCAATTTGCCATATCCCCTTGGCAGGCGATTCGGATATTTTGACATTCTCGAGTTTAAGCATATCTTCCGCCTCTTTCGGCGTAAGAGAATGGCAGGAGGAACAGTCCATACTGCAGCCCGGAGGCCCCTCAAAAGAAAAACCCCCTGTTGGAAAAAAGAAAAGACTAAAAACAAGCATTGGAATCGACAAAAATTTCATTTAATTACCCCTTTAATAAATTAATAGAAACCTAGTATAGGGTATGGATTTCAGATATTCAAGCCTAAAGCTTCTTCCGGCAATATTTTAGGATATATTTATATTTGGTTTGACAAGCCATATTTAATCCCCTAAATTAAAACCACGACGATGAATACAAAAAGATCCATAGGCATATTCGATTCGGGTATAGGCGGCCTCACCGTTCTTCACAGTATCATTGCCGCCCTTCCCCATGAAAATACAATTTATGTAGGTGATACGGCAAGGGTGCCTTACGGCACCAAATCTGCCGGAGCCGTAACACAGTATTCCCTTGAAATAAGCAAATTTCTCAACAGCCAAAAAGTTAAAGCCCTTGTCGTTGCCTGTAATACGGCATCAGCAGTCGCCCTTCCAAAGCTTAAAGAGGTTTTCAATCTCCCCGTCATCGATATGATCGGTCCCGCCGCAAGGAAAGCAGCCCGCTCCTCGCCTGCCGGGAAAATAGGAATTATCGGCACGGAAGGAACGATCAGGAGTGGGGCCTATGAAAAAAACCTGAAAGAAATTAAGGCCGGCATATCCATTATCAGTTCATCATGCCCCCTTTTTGTCCCCTTGGCGGAAGAAGGCTGGACAGATAACGACATTGCCCTCATGACAGCAACACGCTATCTTCAAACCTTTAAAGAGAGCGACATTGATACCCTTATCCTGGGATGCACTCATTACCCGCTATTCAAGGAAACCATCAGAAAAGTAATGGGCCATGACGTGGTCCTCGTTGATTCCGGCGAAGAAGCCGCCTGCGAATTAAAGGCGCTCCTCAAAAAGAGGGGAGAGAAGGAAGAAATTGGAACCGTAGAAAGAAACTACTTCGTTACCGACACGCCTGATCGTTTTTTAAAGCTTGGAAAAGACTTTCTCGGTCAAAACATCGATGCAGTCAGTCACCTGGATATCCCCTGATATTATTTTACTCTTCAGCTTTTTTTACTGAAAGCAGCATCCCCTTTATTTCCTTAACCTCGACTTTTTCCCCTTTTTCTATGATTTCATCACTCTTTGCTTCCCAGAGTTCACCATGAACAAAGACCTTTCCCCGCTTGTCTATAACGGTTCTTGCCTCACCCACAAGCCCTATCAAACTCTCAAGACCCGTCGCTACATGCCTGGAGAAGGTTTTTACGGCCATGGTAATAACAAAGATAAAGATCACTGAAAGCGCTGCTACCGTTGAAAAGATAACAACGTAGGAGACCCTGAGAAAAGGGGCCGACCTTTCAAAAAGCATGAG is from Deltaproteobacteria bacterium and encodes:
- a CDS encoding DsbC family protein; the encoded protein is MKFLSIPMLVFSLFFFPTGGFSFEGPPGCSMDCSSCHSLTPKEAEDMLKLENVKISESPAKGIWQIDGLMNGKSVRVHLDYAKKHVLLIQNFIPVENIGKQPEMRKIDLKDVPLTGTMLMGNKKAKNKFIVFDDPDCPYCRKLHGEIKKLIKERNDVAFYIKLFPLPMHPEAYEKSKTVLCENSLKMLDEAFEGKSLPKAKCDTKEVDNNIETAKKLGISGTPAIILPDGRLVPGFVTGDVLMEMMESPEKK
- the murI gene encoding glutamate racemase, which encodes MNTKRSIGIFDSGIGGLTVLHSIIAALPHENTIYVGDTARVPYGTKSAGAVTQYSLEISKFLNSQKVKALVVACNTASAVALPKLKEVFNLPVIDMIGPAARKAARSSPAGKIGIIGTEGTIRSGAYEKNLKEIKAGISIISSSCPLFVPLAEEGWTDNDIALMTATRYLQTFKESDIDTLILGCTHYPLFKETIRKVMGHDVVLVDSGEEAACELKALLKKRGEKEEIGTVERNYFVTDTPDRFLKLGKDFLGQNIDAVSHLDIP